The following is a genomic window from Pseudomonadales bacterium.
GCCGCCACGCTGATCGTGCTGGGCGCGCTGCGCGAACTGTTCGGCAACGGCACGCTGTTCGCCGGCATGGACCTGCTGTTCGGCCCGGCAGCGGCTGGCTGGGAGATCCGTCCGTTCGGCGAGTACAAGCACTTCCTGCTCGCGGTACTGCCGCCCGGTGCGTTCATCTTCACGGGCCTGCTGATCGCTGCGAAGAACGGTGTCGACGCGCAACTGCAGGCACGGCGTGCACGCACCACGGCGCACGTCGCGGTACCAGGCAGCAAGCGCGTGCGCGTGACGGGCAACATCGGATGAACGCGGCCAAACGGCGCGAGATCTTCCGCCGCCTGCAGGCGGCGAACCCGGCGCCGCGCACCGAACTCGAATACCGTTCACCGTTCGAACTGCTGATCGCGGTGATCCTTTCGGCACAGGCAACCGACGCCAGCGTGAACAGGGCAACCCGGGAGCTCTATGCAGTTGCGAACACGCCGCAAGCGATCCTCACGCTCGGCGAGGATGGCCTGAAGCGCTACATCCGTCATATTGGCCTGTTCAACGCCAAGGCGCGCAATATCGTCGCCACCTGCAAGGCCCTGCTCGAACACCACGGCGGCGAGGTGCCCGCCGAGCGCGAGGCGCTGCAGGCCCTGCCTGGCGTCGGA
Proteins encoded in this region:
- the nth gene encoding endonuclease III, coding for MNAAKRREIFRRLQAANPAPRTELEYRSPFELLIAVILSAQATDASVNRATRELYAVANTPQAILTLGEDGLKRYIRHIGLFNAKARNIVATCKALLEHHGGEVPAEREALQALPGVGRKTANVILNTAFGEPTMAVDTHIFRLANRIRLAPGKTVREVEDKLLKTTPREYLHDAHHWLILHGRYICTARSPKCPECVIADLCEYPAKTCSVPPQQDITSGIVEPDPG